A section of the Ornithinimicrobium sufpigmenti genome encodes:
- a CDS encoding isoprenyl transferase — MATRQPVPPYAHPSGARPPAIPPELVPRHVAIVMDGNGRWANQRGLRRTQGHEAGEASLLDVIAGGIEIGVQCISAYAFSTENWRRSPDEVRFLMGFNRDVIHRRRDELDSWGVRVVWSGRTPRLWRSVISELRDAEQRTRNNNVITLNFCVNYGGRAELADAVRAIGEDVKAGRLSPRGIDERTIGRYLYHPEVPDVDLFLRSSGEQRTSNFLLWQSAYAEMVFQDVLWPDYDRRNLWAAIEQYVSRDRRYGGAVDAPTS; from the coding sequence ATGGCGACCCGCCAGCCCGTGCCGCCCTATGCCCACCCCTCGGGCGCCAGGCCGCCGGCGATCCCGCCCGAGCTGGTGCCCCGGCACGTGGCGATCGTCATGGACGGCAACGGCCGCTGGGCCAACCAGCGTGGTCTGCGGCGGACCCAGGGGCACGAGGCGGGGGAGGCCTCGCTGCTGGACGTGATCGCCGGTGGGATCGAGATCGGGGTGCAGTGCATCAGCGCGTATGCCTTCTCCACGGAGAACTGGCGCCGCAGCCCTGACGAGGTGCGCTTCCTGATGGGCTTCAACCGTGACGTCATCCACCGGCGGCGGGACGAGCTGGACTCCTGGGGCGTGCGCGTCGTGTGGTCCGGACGGACGCCGCGGCTGTGGAGGTCGGTGATCTCGGAGCTGCGCGACGCGGAGCAGCGGACCCGCAACAACAACGTCATCACCCTGAACTTCTGCGTCAACTACGGCGGGCGCGCCGAGCTCGCGGACGCGGTGCGTGCCATCGGCGAGGACGTCAAGGCGGGGCGGCTGTCGCCGCGCGGGATCGACGAGCGCACCATCGGCCGCTACCTCTACCACCCCGAGGTGCCCGACGTGGACCTCTTCCTGCGCAGCTCGGGCGAGCAGCGGACCTCCAACTTCCTGCTCTGGCAGAGCGCCTATGCCGAGATGGTCTTCCAGGACGTGCTCTGGCCCGACTACGACCGGCGCAACCTGTGGGCGGCGATCGAGCAGTACGTCTCCCGGGACCGCCGCTACGGCGGTGCGGTGGACGCGCCCACCTCCTGA
- the ptsP gene encoding phosphoenolpyruvate--protein phosphotransferase, with amino-acid sequence MIGVVVVSHSRALARAARDLAQEMSPGGSSPVVELASGLDERTTGTDAALVAEVVAAVDTATGGDGVLVLVDLGSAVLSAEMALELLDPAVAARVRVSPAPLVEGLLAAVVAAGTGADLSTVAREAERGLAAKVEHLQAESRGDRPAREAEEPAASEDTRPWVSRELAVLGEHGLHARPAARLVTLVGEAEPVAEVRLTNATTGRGPVDARSLSAVATLGARQGHVLLAEARGAGAEKVLADLEELAASAFGDDVGPVEPLAEVELPVPAAVSSEPGVAGSSLEAAIGPVIIGERLLDPGPGPGGGQGPDTGESSSADPEERVRQLDRAVTQATLRLAALEEHARRHLGYGEAEVFAAHAILLRDPGLQADVRSRIRGGASAAAAWCGGVERVAARFDALPDSYQRERAQDVRSVGDRVVRILLGQDEPESLGEGVLVVDELDPGLAISLDAHAIRGVLTRRGGGLGHGVLIARARGVPVLTGVGDRADVPPGTLVAFDARSGRVDVDPPPEVRTAFEAMLERRREHRERALADTHLPVTTRDGLRITVKANVSSLAVARLGAGLGAEGSGLVRTEAVFARARTAPTVAQQVEVYSAIAAAYHPHPVTIRTWDVGGDKPLSFLPSRPETNPFLGERGIRAFRDDLRVLSDQLEAICRVAQEHRVNVLFPMVTCIDDVDWARARLAEAATRAGLPGLPARLGVGIMVEVPAVAVRLGRVAQGLDLISIGSNDLSQYTLAAERGNPRVGRWSDPLDPSVLQLIRFICERAPEGVVVSLCGEMAAEPEVARLLVGLGVRELSSTAVAVPSVKAILRETSLEAMRELAAAALAARDADAVRELLQQQIGTLPRP; translated from the coding sequence ACCTGGCTCAGGAGATGAGCCCCGGCGGGTCCAGCCCGGTGGTCGAGCTGGCCTCGGGGCTGGACGAGCGCACCACCGGCACGGACGCCGCCCTCGTCGCCGAGGTCGTGGCCGCGGTGGACACCGCCACCGGCGGCGACGGGGTGCTCGTCCTGGTCGACCTGGGCAGCGCCGTCCTGTCCGCGGAGATGGCGCTGGAGCTGCTGGACCCCGCGGTGGCGGCCCGGGTCCGGGTGAGCCCGGCCCCGCTCGTCGAGGGGCTGCTGGCGGCGGTCGTGGCCGCGGGCACCGGCGCCGACCTGAGCACCGTTGCCCGAGAGGCCGAGCGCGGGCTGGCGGCGAAGGTGGAGCACCTGCAGGCCGAGAGTCGCGGCGACCGGCCGGCACGGGAGGCCGAGGAGCCCGCCGCGTCCGAGGACACCCGGCCGTGGGTCTCCCGCGAGCTCGCGGTCCTGGGCGAGCACGGCCTGCACGCACGACCGGCTGCCCGCCTGGTGACCCTGGTCGGCGAGGCGGAGCCCGTCGCCGAGGTGCGGCTGACCAACGCGACGACCGGCCGCGGCCCGGTCGATGCCCGCAGCCTCTCGGCGGTCGCCACGCTGGGGGCGCGGCAGGGGCACGTCCTCCTGGCCGAGGCCCGCGGGGCCGGGGCCGAGAAGGTGCTCGCCGACCTGGAGGAGCTCGCCGCCAGCGCCTTCGGTGACGACGTGGGGCCGGTGGAGCCGCTGGCGGAGGTCGAGCTGCCGGTGCCGGCGGCGGTCTCCAGCGAGCCGGGGGTGGCCGGGTCCAGCCTGGAGGCAGCCATCGGGCCGGTGATCATCGGCGAGCGGCTGCTCGACCCGGGGCCTGGCCCCGGGGGCGGGCAAGGCCCCGACACCGGGGAGAGCTCGTCCGCAGACCCGGAGGAGAGGGTGCGCCAGCTCGACCGGGCAGTCACCCAGGCGACGCTGCGGCTTGCGGCGCTGGAGGAGCATGCCCGCCGGCACCTGGGCTATGGCGAGGCGGAGGTCTTCGCCGCCCACGCCATCCTGCTGCGCGACCCTGGCCTGCAGGCCGACGTCCGGTCCCGGATCCGCGGTGGGGCCAGCGCGGCGGCGGCCTGGTGCGGTGGCGTCGAGCGGGTAGCGGCGCGCTTCGACGCCCTCCCGGACAGCTACCAGCGCGAGCGCGCGCAGGACGTGCGCAGCGTGGGGGACCGGGTGGTGCGCATCCTGCTCGGCCAGGACGAGCCCGAGTCGCTGGGGGAAGGTGTCCTGGTGGTCGACGAGCTCGACCCCGGCCTGGCGATCTCCCTGGACGCCCACGCCATCAGGGGCGTGCTCACCCGTCGAGGCGGAGGCCTCGGGCACGGTGTCCTGATCGCGCGGGCCCGAGGAGTGCCGGTCCTGACCGGTGTCGGTGACCGCGCAGACGTCCCGCCCGGCACGCTGGTGGCCTTCGACGCCCGCAGCGGACGCGTGGACGTCGACCCGCCGCCGGAGGTGCGGACCGCCTTCGAGGCGATGCTGGAGCGCCGCCGTGAGCACCGCGAGCGGGCGCTGGCCGACACGCACCTGCCGGTGACCACGCGGGACGGGCTGCGGATCACGGTGAAGGCCAATGTGTCCTCGCTCGCGGTCGCCCGGCTCGGGGCCGGCCTCGGGGCCGAGGGATCGGGCCTGGTGCGCACCGAGGCCGTCTTCGCCCGCGCGCGCACCGCCCCGACCGTCGCGCAGCAGGTGGAGGTCTACTCCGCGATCGCGGCGGCATACCACCCCCACCCCGTGACGATCCGCACGTGGGACGTGGGCGGGGACAAGCCGCTGAGCTTCCTGCCGTCCCGTCCCGAGACCAACCCGTTCCTGGGTGAGCGTGGCATCCGCGCCTTCCGGGACGACCTGCGCGTGCTGAGCGACCAGCTGGAGGCGATCTGCCGGGTGGCGCAGGAGCACCGGGTCAACGTCCTCTTCCCGATGGTCACCTGCATCGACGACGTCGACTGGGCCAGGGCGAGGCTCGCCGAGGCAGCGACCCGCGCCGGTCTGCCAGGCCTTCCTGCCCGCCTCGGCGTCGGGATCATGGTCGAGGTGCCGGCCGTCGCGGTGCGGCTGGGGCGAGTGGCCCAGGGGCTCGACCTCATCTCCATCGGCAGCAACGACCTCTCGCAGTACACCCTCGCCGCAGAGCGCGGCAACCCCCGGGTGGGACGCTGGTCCGACCCGCTGGACCCCTCCGTGCTCCAGCTGATCCGCTTCATCTGCGAACGCGCCCCCGAGGGCGTGGTCGTCAGCCTCTGCGGCGAGATGGCCGCGGAGCCAGAGGTCGCCCGCCTCCTCGTCGGCCTCGGGGTGCGCGAGCTCAGCTCGACCGCGGTCGCGGTCCCCTCCGTCAAGGCCATCCTTCGCGAGACGTCCCTGGAGGCGATGCGCGAGCTGGCGGCCGCCGCCCTCGCCGCGCGCGACGCGGACGCGGTCCGTGAGCTGCTGCAGCAGCAGATCGGCACGCTGCCGCGTCCCTAG
- a CDS encoding metal ABC transporter ATP-binding protein, whose translation MVTADASGSDLTDTEDLVVSMHRATFGYQGRPVVTDVDLDVRRGEVVAVLGPNGSGKTTLVKALVGLSEHLSGDVSVLGTPLARLRDRTRIGYVPQRHTLVGGVRATVTEVVATGLLARRPWWRPASRTDRAAVQQSLETVGLADRARFDVDTLSGGQQRRVLIARALVAEPEVLVMDEPTAGVDHASQAVLAGVLQRLGAEGTTMLVVTHELAALRGVVDRILEVDTGHLVFDGTPQRYAVHQGELARAAGRGSA comes from the coding sequence ATGGTGACCGCTGACGCCTCGGGCAGCGACCTGACCGACACCGAGGACCTGGTCGTGTCGATGCACCGTGCCACCTTCGGCTACCAGGGCCGACCCGTGGTCACGGACGTCGACCTCGACGTCCGCCGCGGCGAGGTCGTCGCCGTCCTCGGGCCCAACGGCTCCGGCAAGACGACGCTGGTCAAGGCGCTGGTAGGCCTGTCGGAGCACCTGTCCGGCGACGTCAGCGTGCTCGGCACCCCCCTGGCACGGCTGCGCGACCGGACCCGCATCGGCTACGTGCCGCAACGGCATACCCTCGTGGGCGGGGTGCGGGCCACGGTGACCGAGGTCGTGGCGACCGGCCTGCTCGCCCGCCGCCCCTGGTGGCGGCCGGCCTCGCGCACGGACCGCGCCGCCGTGCAGCAGTCGCTGGAGACGGTCGGGCTGGCCGACCGGGCACGGTTCGACGTCGACACCCTGTCCGGGGGGCAGCAGCGGCGGGTGCTCATCGCGCGGGCGCTGGTCGCCGAGCCGGAGGTCCTGGTCATGGACGAGCCGACGGCCGGCGTCGACCACGCGAGCCAGGCCGTGCTCGCGGGCGTCCTGCAACGGCTCGGCGCCGAGGGCACCACGATGCTCGTCGTCACCCACGAGCTGGCCGCGTTGCGCGGCGTCGTCGACCGCATCCTCGAGGTCGACACCGGTCACCTGGTCTTCGACGGCACACCGCAGCGGTATGCCGTGCACCAGGGCGAGCTGGCCCGCGCGGCCGGGAGGGGGTCGGCATGA
- a CDS encoding metal ABC transporter permease, protein MSEMLALEFMRNALVAALFVGLAAPMVGIFLVQRRLSLIGDGLGHVALAGVAIGVVTQTSPVWSALVAAVIAGIAIELIRARGRTSGDVALALMFYGGIAAGVVIINRADGGQTGNLTGFLFGAITTTSREDLVVFAVLSTAIIVAALALRDRLFAVAGDEEYARASGLPVLALNIVLAVLTAVTVVVAMRVIGLLLISALMIIPNAAAQQFSGSFRAAGWWAALIGVVSSVGGVVTSFYADTASGGTIVLLSIALFAVAALGGAVRRAVALARHRHAERHPHEHGPGCGHDPVPHGDHVDYLHDGHRHAAHEGHYDEHAPQVHPHEHDPLSVPHTLEKPESQEAAP, encoded by the coding sequence ATGAGCGAGATGCTGGCGCTGGAGTTCATGCGCAACGCGCTCGTGGCCGCGCTGTTCGTCGGGCTCGCCGCCCCGATGGTCGGCATCTTCCTGGTGCAGCGGCGGCTCTCGCTGATCGGCGACGGGCTGGGCCACGTGGCGCTGGCCGGCGTGGCGATCGGTGTCGTCACCCAGACCAGCCCGGTGTGGTCCGCCCTGGTGGCCGCCGTCATCGCCGGCATCGCGATCGAGCTGATCCGGGCCCGAGGACGCACCTCGGGCGACGTGGCGCTGGCGCTGATGTTCTACGGCGGCATCGCGGCGGGCGTGGTCATCATCAACCGCGCGGACGGCGGGCAGACCGGCAACCTCACCGGGTTCCTGTTCGGTGCCATCACCACCACGTCCCGCGAGGACCTCGTGGTGTTCGCGGTCCTCTCGACCGCGATCATCGTCGCGGCCCTCGCCCTGCGTGACCGGCTCTTCGCCGTGGCCGGGGACGAGGAGTACGCCCGCGCCTCCGGGCTGCCGGTGCTCGCGCTCAACATCGTGCTGGCGGTGCTCACCGCGGTGACCGTGGTGGTCGCGATGCGGGTGATCGGGCTGCTGCTCATCAGCGCGCTGATGATCATCCCGAACGCCGCGGCACAGCAGTTCTCGGGCAGCTTCCGGGCGGCCGGGTGGTGGGCGGCGCTCATCGGCGTCGTCTCCTCGGTCGGGGGCGTGGTCACCTCCTTCTACGCCGACACCGCCTCGGGCGGGACGATCGTGCTGCTCTCCATCGCCCTGTTCGCGGTCGCCGCGCTGGGGGGCGCCGTCCGCCGCGCCGTGGCGCTGGCCAGACACCGGCACGCCGAGCGGCACCCGCACGAGCACGGCCCCGGCTGCGGTCACGACCCCGTGCCGCACGGCGACCACGTCGACTACCTGCACGACGGCCACCGGCATGCCGCTCACGAGGGCCACTACGACGAGCACGCGCCCCAGGTGCACCCGCACGAGCACGACCCGCTCAGCGTGCCGCATACCCTCGAGAAGCCCGAGAGCCAGGAGGCCGCACCGTGA
- a CDS encoding Fur family transcriptional regulator: protein MTTARRLTRQQSAVMAQLAELDDFTSAQDLHASLRGAGAKVGLATVYRTLAAMAAAGEIDTLRTDEGEAVYRKCSTGHHHHLVCRECGRTVEIQGPAVERWADKVGAEHGFAQVQHTLEVFGVCPACTRTDTPAPGP from the coding sequence GTGACCACCGCCCGTCGCCTCACCCGGCAGCAGAGCGCCGTCATGGCGCAGCTCGCCGAGCTGGACGACTTCACCAGCGCCCAGGACCTGCACGCCAGCCTGCGCGGGGCGGGGGCCAAGGTGGGTCTGGCGACCGTCTACCGGACCCTGGCCGCGATGGCCGCCGCCGGCGAGATCGACACCCTGCGCACCGACGAGGGCGAGGCCGTCTACCGCAAGTGCTCCACCGGGCACCACCACCACCTGGTCTGCCGGGAGTGCGGCCGCACGGTGGAGATCCAGGGCCCGGCGGTGGAGCGCTGGGCCGACAAGGTCGGCGCCGAGCACGGCTTCGCCCAGGTGCAGCACACGCTCGAGGTCTTCGGCGTCTGCCCCGCCTGCACCCGCACCGACACACCGGCACCGGGCCCCTGA
- the recO gene encoding DNA repair protein RecO produces MPTYREAAVVLRTHKLGEADRIVTLLTRGRGKVRAVAKGVRRTKSKFGARLEPGMVVDVQCYEGRNLDTVTQADGLAPYGEAIARDYPAFTAASVMLETCEQLTEEGQPATQHFRLLAGGLAALAAREHEPRLVLDSYLIRALAIGGWRASFVDCARCGMSGPHRAFHVPSGGAVCPVCRPPGSTAPAPETFALLGALMAGDWSVADASQSRHRHEASGLVAAYLQWHLERGVRSLRHVERTS; encoded by the coding sequence ATGCCCACCTACCGCGAAGCAGCCGTCGTGCTGCGCACGCACAAGCTGGGCGAGGCCGACCGGATCGTCACCCTCCTCACCCGCGGCCGGGGCAAGGTGCGGGCCGTCGCCAAGGGGGTGCGGCGGACGAAGAGCAAGTTCGGCGCCCGGCTCGAGCCGGGGATGGTGGTGGACGTGCAGTGCTACGAGGGCCGCAACCTCGACACGGTCACCCAGGCCGACGGGCTGGCCCCCTACGGCGAGGCGATCGCCCGGGACTACCCGGCGTTCACCGCGGCGAGCGTGATGCTGGAGACCTGCGAGCAGCTCACCGAGGAGGGGCAGCCGGCGACCCAGCACTTCCGGCTGCTGGCCGGGGGCCTGGCGGCGCTCGCCGCGCGCGAGCACGAGCCCCGTCTCGTCCTCGACTCCTACCTCATCCGGGCGCTGGCCATCGGCGGTTGGCGCGCCAGCTTCGTCGACTGCGCCCGCTGCGGGATGAGCGGTCCGCACCGGGCCTTCCACGTCCCCTCGGGCGGGGCGGTCTGCCCGGTATGCCGTCCGCCCGGGTCCACCGCCCCTGCACCGGAGACCTTCGCCCTGCTCGGCGCGCTCATGGCGGGGGACTGGTCGGTCGCCGACGCCAGCCAGAGCCGGCACCGGCACGAGGCGAGCGGCCTGGTGGCCGCCTACCTGCAATGGCACCTGGAGCGTGGGGTCCGCTCCCTGCGACACGTCGAGAGGACCAGCTGA
- a CDS encoding metal ABC transporter solute-binding protein, Zn/Mn family has translation MTRLPTAPGGLAALTALTLMLGLAGCGNGASGGTSGGAGGGNGDGGSAGGAGQLSVVTSFYPIEHLASRVAGEHADVSTLTSAGVDPHDVELTPRQVAALGGADLVLYSAGMQPVVDQAVAAEAADQAVDLAPHADLLLVGESPHDHDGDGHDESDHAHDDESDHAHDDESDHAHDDESDHGHDHGPEDPHFWLDPERYGQVAEVIAAELIAVDPDNAGSYEANLEIVLADLEEMDQEFVEGLAECRSRDLVTTHEAFGYLAHRYDLRQTGITGIAPDSEPSPARLAEVAGQIRDLDVRAIYSEPILQDDIARTIANETGTEVLTLDPVEGVTDDSAGSTYEEIMRANLASLRQGLGCS, from the coding sequence ATGACGCGACTCCCCACGGCCCCTGGCGGCCTCGCCGCACTCACCGCGCTGACTCTCATGCTGGGGCTGGCGGGCTGCGGCAACGGAGCCAGCGGTGGGACGAGCGGCGGCGCCGGGGGCGGCAACGGAGACGGCGGGAGCGCGGGAGGTGCAGGGCAGCTGTCTGTGGTCACCAGCTTCTACCCCATCGAGCACCTCGCCTCCCGGGTGGCCGGTGAGCACGCCGACGTCTCCACCCTCACCTCCGCGGGCGTCGACCCGCACGACGTGGAGCTGACCCCGCGACAGGTCGCCGCGCTCGGGGGCGCAGACCTGGTCCTCTACAGCGCGGGCATGCAGCCCGTCGTGGACCAGGCGGTCGCGGCCGAGGCAGCCGATCAGGCCGTCGACCTGGCCCCGCACGCCGACCTGCTGCTGGTCGGGGAAAGCCCGCACGACCACGACGGCGACGGACACGACGAGAGCGACCACGCGCACGACGACGAGAGCGACCACGCGCACGACGACGAGAGCGACCACGCGCACGACGACGAGAGCGACCACGGTCACGACCACGGCCCCGAGGACCCGCACTTCTGGCTCGACCCCGAACGGTACGGCCAGGTCGCGGAGGTCATCGCCGCCGAGCTCATCGCCGTCGACCCGGACAACGCCGGCAGCTACGAGGCCAACCTGGAGATCGTGCTCGCAGACCTGGAGGAGATGGACCAGGAGTTCGTCGAGGGCCTGGCGGAGTGCCGCAGCCGTGACCTGGTGACCACCCACGAGGCGTTCGGCTACCTGGCGCACCGCTACGACCTGCGGCAGACCGGCATCACCGGGATCGCCCCGGACTCCGAGCCCTCCCCCGCGCGCCTCGCCGAGGTCGCCGGCCAGATCCGGGACCTGGACGTCCGTGCGATCTACTCCGAGCCGATCCTGCAGGACGACATCGCCCGGACGATCGCCAACGAGACCGGCACCGAGGTCCTCACGCTCGACCCCGTCGAGGGCGTGACCGACGACTCCGCCGGGTCCACGTACGAGGAGATCATGCGGGCCAACCTCGCGTCGCTGCGCCAAGGCCTGGGCTGCTCATGA
- a CDS encoding alpha-ketoglutarate-dependent dioxygenase AlkB, with product MMLQGSLLDQVEQVGLRPLAGAVRRTVLDHGAWVDVRPGWVTGSDELFTRLALGGPAGVEWRGEQRQMYDRQVTTPRLLRFYRERERLPDPVLEHARLALSEHYAAELGEPFATAGMCLYRDGRDSVAWHGDRFGRAADRDTMVAIVSLGSPRALLLRPRGGGESLRHVLGHGDLLVMGGSCQRTWDHCVPKTSQPVGPRISIQFRPRGVR from the coding sequence ATGATGCTGCAAGGATCCTTGCTCGACCAGGTGGAGCAGGTCGGACTGCGCCCGCTCGCTGGAGCGGTTCGCCGCACGGTGCTCGACCACGGCGCCTGGGTCGACGTGCGGCCCGGGTGGGTGACCGGCTCCGACGAGCTGTTCACCCGGCTCGCGCTCGGCGGGCCGGCCGGGGTGGAGTGGCGGGGCGAGCAACGCCAGATGTATGACAGGCAGGTCACCACTCCCCGGCTGCTGCGCTTCTACCGCGAACGCGAGCGCCTGCCGGACCCGGTCCTGGAGCACGCCCGGCTGGCGCTGTCCGAGCACTACGCCGCCGAGCTCGGCGAGCCGTTCGCGACCGCCGGCATGTGCCTCTACCGCGACGGCCGCGACAGCGTCGCCTGGCACGGCGACCGTTTCGGGCGGGCGGCCGACCGCGACACCATGGTCGCCATCGTCTCCCTCGGCTCGCCGCGGGCCCTGCTGCTGCGGCCGCGCGGTGGCGGGGAGAGCCTGCGCCACGTGCTCGGCCATGGTGATCTCCTGGTGATGGGCGGCTCCTGCCAGCGCACCTGGGACCACTGCGTGCCCAAGACCAGCCAGCCGGTCGGCCCCCGGATCAGCATCCAGTTCCGTCCCCGCGGGGTGCGCTGA